From Apium graveolens cultivar Ventura chromosome 9, ASM990537v1, whole genome shotgun sequence, the proteins below share one genomic window:
- the LOC141687172 gene encoding uncharacterized protein LOC141687172 produces MSLTENRSPTYVSTGNPCLDFFFHIVPGTPSSDIDTYLESAWPHDPLTTLKLICNLRGVKGTGKSDKEGFYTAALWLHEKHHKNLACNVSAMASFGYLKDMLEILFRLIEGAEERAKIQEEWSSTKGRSKEGKEVEDAKLKESRDVPRERRVEANEVKMRGESEQASILRKETRLARAEKLRKLYASDMYFQFLYEKISSLFADMLKADIECFNSGKMNNISLAAKWCPSLDNSYDKYTLICGSIAKKVFPRETYPEYEGIEDAHYEYRVRDRLRKQVLVPLREVLQLPEVYMSANKWSSVSYNRVASVAMKNYTDIFMSNDKDRFSKYLDDVKEGKKKIAAGSLLPHDIIRSCLSGDSEGQEAVAELQWKRMVDDLLEKGKLSNSIAICDVSGSMDLVWSRKKEANPLDVSVALGLLVSELSEKPWKGQVITFSKYPELHLIKGHTLKEKCKFIEQLQWQMNTDFQKVFDQILKVAVGAKLSEEQMVKRLFVFSDMEFDEASLHPWETDYQAIQRKFKENGYEKVPEIVFWNLRPSRSTPVTAKQNGVALLSGFSKNLLTLFLNEEEEKEINPEITMELAISGKEYQKLTLYDD; encoded by the coding sequence ATGAGCTTAACCGAAAACAGGTCGCCTACGTATGTGTCCACGGGCAATCCCTGTCTCGATTTCTTCTTCCATATAGTCCCGGGTACACCGTCTTCTGACATTGATACGTATCTCGAATCAGCATGGCCTCATGATCCACTCACCACTCTTAAACTTATTTGCAATCTTCGAGGGGTTAAAGGGACAGGTAAGTCTGACAAGGAAGGCTTCTACACTGCTGCGCTTTGGCTACACGAAAAGCACCACAAAAACCTGGCATGCAATGTCTCGGCTATGGCCTCATTTGGCTATCTTAAGGATATGCTTGAGATTCTCTTTCGTTTGATTGAAGGCGCGGAAGAACGAGCAAAGATTCAAGAGGAATGGAGTTCAACAAAGGGTAGGTCTAAAGAAGGTAAAGAAGTTGAGGATGCAAAACTGAAGGAATCAAGAGATGTGCCTAGAGAAAGGAGGGTTGAGGCAAATGAGGTGAAGATGAGAGGAGAGAGCGAACAAGCCAGCATTTTAAGAAAAGAGACACGTCTGGCAAGAGCTGAGAAACTGCGAAAGTTGTACGCTAGTGACATGTACTTTCAGTTCTTATACGAGAAGATTTCAAGTCTTTTTGCGGATATGTTGAAGGCAGATATAGAGTGCTTCAATTCGGGTAAGATGAATAATATTAGTTTAGCAGCAAAGTGGTGTCCTTCACTTGATAATTCTTATGATAAATATACACTGATTTGTGGGAGTATTGCAAAAAAAGTATTTCCGCGTGAGACTTACCCTGAATATGAAGGGATCGAAGATGCACATTATGAGTATAGAGTTAGAGACAGGTTGAGGAAACAAGTACTCGTCCCACTTCGTGAGGTACTGCAGTTGCCTGAGGTTTATATGAGTGCGAATAAATGGAGCTCAGTTTCTTACAACAGAGTTGCATCTGTTGCAATGAAGAATTACACAGATATATTCATGTCAAATGATAAAGATAGGTTTAGTAAGTATCTTGATGATGTGAAAGAAGGAAAGAAAAAGATTGCAGCTGGATCATTGCTTCCGCATGATATAATTAGGTCATGTTTGTCTGGTGACAGTGAGGGACAAGAGGCTGTTGCAGAGCTGCAATGGAAGAGGATGGTGGATGATCTGCTAGAGAAAGGTAAACTATCAAATTCTATTGCAATTTGTGATGTGTCAGGAAGTATGGATTTGGTGTGGTCACGAAAAAAGGAAGCAAATCCATTGGATGTTTCTGTTGCCCTTGGTTTATTAGTTTCAGAACTTAGTGAAAAGCCTTGGAAGGGACAGGTGATCACGTTTAGTAAATACCCAGAGCTTCACTTGATTAAAGGACATACTCTCAAGGAAAAGTGTAAATTTATTGAGCAGTTGCAATGGCAGATGAATACAGATTTTCAGAAGGTATTTGATCAGATATTGAAGGTTGCTGTTGGTGCGAAGTTGAGTGAAGAGCAAATGGTAAAGAGGTTGTTTGTTTTTAGTGATATGGAGTTTGATGAGGCATCTCTCCATCCGTGGGAGACTGATTACCAAGCCATTCAGAGGAAATTTAAGGAAAATGGGTACGAGAAAGTGCCTGAAATTGTGTTTTGGAATCTCAGGCCCTCTCGTTCTACACCAGTGACAGCCAAACAAAATGGAGTCGCTCTGCTTAGTGGATTTTCCAAAAACTTGTTGACTCTCTTCTTgaatgaagaagaagagaaggaAATTAATCCAGAGATCACGATGGAGCTTGCTATTTCTGGTAAAGAGTATCAAAAGCTTACTCTGTATGATGATTGA
- the LOC141686658 gene encoding uncharacterized protein LOC141686658, which yields MGSNNRGNSGNYRNPCLTMHQPWASLLVHGIKRIEGRSWPSPIKGRLWIHAAGKIPEQETIKAMEDFYREIYAVNGITDIKFPDNYPTSRLLGCVEVVGCVTLEELKCWEDIPEGVRLEGQTNFCWLCEKPQKLIIPFEMRGYQGVYNLERKIFDSAIRGLAPIEAPLEIKFPVRNPQDRFSLKPKSPLARADSSSSSEIEKKSPALAAAISGARLAANQFSKKNQSQIQDDVPISTRTRNRGGDQGSTYRKKEVQTLPTESPRQQ from the exons ATGGGGAGTAATAACAGAGGCAATAGTGGAAATTACAGGAACCCATGTCTCACAATGCATCAACCATGGGCTTCTTTGCTTGTTCATGGTATCAAACGTATTGAGGGTAGATCTTGGCCTTCTCCTATTAAAG GACGACTTTGGATTCATGCTGCTGGTAAAATCCCAGAACAAGAGACAATTAAAGCAATGGAAGATTTCTACAGAGAAATTTATGCAGTGAATGGGATTACCGATATCAAGTTCCCCGATAATTACCCGACTTCAAGACTTCTAG GCTGCGTTGAAGTGGTTGGCTGTGTTACACTTGAAGAGCTAAAGTGTTGGGAGGATATCCCTGAAGGG GTGAGGCTTGAAGGTCAAACAAATTTTTGCTGGCTTTGCGAGAAGCCACAG AAATTGATTATCCCATTTGAAATGAGGGGGTATCAAGGCGTTTATAATTTGGAAAGAAAG ATCTTTGATTCAGCTATCAGAGGCCTTGCTCCTATTGAAGCTCCCCTAGAAATTAAGTTTCCAGTTCGAAATCCACAAGATCGTTTCTCATTAAAGCCAAAATCACCTTTAGCGCGTGCAGATAGCTCTAGTTCATCTGAAATAGAGAAGAAATCACCAGCTCTTGCTGCGGCTATATCGGGCGCACGTTTGGCTGCCAACCAATTTTCAAAAAAGAATCAGTCACAAATTCAAGATGATGTTCCTATTTCCACAAGAACAAGAAACAGAGGCGGAGACCAAGGTTCAACTTACCGGAAGAAAGAAGTTCAAACACTACCAACTGAATCGCCCAGGCAACAGTGA